A single window of Amphiura filiformis chromosome 17, Afil_fr2py, whole genome shotgun sequence DNA harbors:
- the LOC140137297 gene encoding uncharacterized protein has product MSSKIVLVGDFNIHVNEPFKSDVSHFLTTIDNAGFHQHVVGPTHINGNTIDLVISRLDEDLVMNCAVDLRLSDHNVISFSVQQHKPKPKKIMVASRRLNQVNQDAFQADLSTEFASFDKKYENVNDMAMCYDTIVRQVLDKHAPVKNTIRSRPSNPWYNEEIHQSRRFRRKLERKWRKSRLESDRQQYITQRTVTNEMIEMSKQNFYRNELENADNKTVFKKVNGLLNRDTKVLPAHESAQELANDFASFFNNKVTTIYQDLGKDQPDLDRYDPLPERPVCVSFSEFDLLGEEDVLKALNKASTKSCLLDPVPTWFLKQNIHVFVPIITRIINESLHTGVFPDNLKHSIVTPIIKNHLSTQMT; this is encoded by the coding sequence ATGTCGAGTAAGATAGTATTAGTAGGTGACTTTAATATACATGTGAACGAACCATTCAAGTCCGACGTATCACACTTTCTTACCACAATTGATAACGCAGGTTTTCATCAGCATGTTGTTGGGCCAACGCACATCAATGGGAACACAATTGATCTTGTTATATCACGGCTTGATGAAGACCTGGTTATGAATTGTGCAGTAGATTTAAGGTTATCTGATCATAATGTAATTTCATTCAGTGTACAGCAGCATAAGCCTAAACCAAAAAAGATCATGGTTGCCTCTCGTAGATTAAATCAAGTGAATCAGGATGCCTTTCAGGCTGATCTTTCTACTGAATTTGCATCTTTTGATAAAAAGTATGAAAATGTCAACGATATGGCAATGTGCTATGATACCATTGTTAGGCAGGTGCTTGACAAACATGCGCCGGTAAAGAATACCATCCGTTCTCGACCATCAAATCCTTGGTATAATGAAGAAATTCATCAGTCTAGACGTTTCCGTCGTAAGCTGGAAAGGAAATGGCGGAAATCTAGACTAGAATCGGATCGCCAACAATATATAACACAGCGAACTGTTACTAATGAAATGAttgaaatgtcaaaacaaaatttctACAGGAATGAACTTGAGAATGCGGACAACAAAACTGTATTTAAGAAGGTGAATGGTTTGCTAAACAGAGACACCAAAGTGCTCCCAGCCCATGAATCGGCACAGGAACTGGCTAATGACTTTGCTAGCTTTTTCAACAACAAGGTCACTACCATATATCAAGATCTTGGTAAAGACCAACCTGATCTAGACAGATATGACCCTTTGCCTGAGAGACCAGTTTGTGTTTCATTCAGTGAGTTTGATCTTTTGGGCGAGGAGGACGTTCTTAAAGCCCTTAACAAAGCTTCCACAAAGTCTTGCTTGCTCGACCCTGTGCCGACATGGTTTCtgaaacaaaatattcatgtttttGTTCCCATTATCACACGTATCATCAATGAATCCCTTCATACTGGTGTTTTTCCTGATAACCTGAAGCATTCTATTGTCACACCCATTATCAAAAACCATCTCTCAACTCAAATGACCTGA